One segment of Anopheles stephensi strain Indian chromosome 3, UCI_ANSTEP_V1.0, whole genome shotgun sequence DNA contains the following:
- the LOC118514425 gene encoding forkhead box protein K1-like codes for MERMPQTTQTTESAPDPDVSMQETASRAIQQYSPDIIQCTTIGNADGNDLVILPSALNFIGRLVGKDHLLLISEPKAVVGRAVPGNSVDFPVSESKLISRQHFLIQYCNDEFSVVCLSKNGVYMGERFLRKSNTAYKLEASCYFRFPSTNITVFFDNLIGSTANVGLVVNRDTIPSSVTTLLYRAPEGSQSDATAGNNYEYTESAHSIHAISSQLQETFNKLLGPAPASIPSAEQIGVSFEAASASQENTTSTLPVNNGQQLTGTPPSRFRAKPSFSYSQLIIQAIRASPAQQLTLSEIYSYLMETYPYFRARSGGGWQNSIRHNLSLNRFFIKIPRTTHAAGKGNYWRIDHKIYSKVMANRYQKPKRRSATMAYAGASGGTYRSAPVSPNYDYHSRPDSPMNMQGSMSVPGSPEHMLDGDL; via the coding sequence ATGGAGCGAATGCCCCAAACGACGCAAACAACGGAGTCCGCTCCGGATCCGGATGTTTCAATGCAAGAAACGGCTAGCCGCGCTATTCAGCAATACTCTCCCGACATCATCCAGTGCACGACCATCGGCAACGCAGATGGGAACGATCTTGTGATTCTTCCCAGCGCTTTAAACTTTATCGGACGCCTGGTCGGCAAAGACCACCTGTTGCTAATTTCCGAGCCAAAAGCAGTCGTCGGACGGGCGGTGCCGGGAAACAGCGTAGACTTCCCGGTTTCCGAAAGCAAGTTGATTTCTCGCCAACATTTCCTCATCCAGTACTGCAACGACGAGTTTTCGGTGGTGTGTCTCAGCAAGAATGGCGTCTACATGGGTGAACGATTTCTGCGGAAGAGTAACACTGCGTACAAGCTGGAAGCGTCGTGCTACTTTCGGTTCCCGTCCACCAATATTACGGTATTTTTCGACAATCTTATTGGATCGACGGCGAACGTGGGTTTGGTAGTGAATCGGGACACGATACCGTCCTCCGTAACGACATTGTTGTATCGTGCGCCTGAAGGGTCACAGAGTGATGCGACTGCAGGTAATAACTACGAATACACCGAAAGTGCGCATTCAATCCATGCAATCAGTTCGCAGCTACAGGAAACGTTCAACAAGCTACTGGGACCTGCACCGGCTAGTATCCCTTCCGCGGAACAAATTGGCGTCAGCTTTGAAGCGGCAAGTGCATCGCAAGAAAACACCACAAGCACACTGCCCGTCAACAACGGTCAGCAACTAACTGGCACCCCACCGTCGCGTTTCCGTGCCAAACCATCGTTCAGCTACTCTCAGCTTATCATTCAAGCCATTCGTGCATCACCCGCCCAGCAGTTAACACTGTCCGAAATTTACAGCTACCTTATGGAAACTTACCCTTACTTTCGGGCCCGTTCGGGCGGGGGTTGGCAAAACTCAATCCGTCACAATCTGAGCTTGAACCGATTTTTCATCAAGATCCCACGTACGACGCACGCAGCAGGCAAAGGCAATTACTGGCGCATTGATCACAAGATTTACAGCAAAGTAATGGCGAACCGATACCAGAAACCGAAAAGACGGTCCGCGACAATGGCTTATGCGGGAGCTAGCGGTGGAACGTACAGGTCGGCACCGGTCTCGCCGAACTATGATTATCATTCGCGCCCAGATTCGCCGATGAACATGCAGGGGTCTATGTCGGTTCCAGGTTCACCGGAACATATGCTAGATGGAGATCTCTAA